A single Cyprinus carpio isolate SPL01 chromosome A6, ASM1834038v1, whole genome shotgun sequence DNA region contains:
- the hyal1 gene encoding hyaluronidase-1 yields MDRLGRGTCSLVVFAICFVSVLGRPSSLLTNLPFFTVWNAPTERCESRFGVRLDLSVFDIVLNSNQSFMGDNITIFYSDKLGEYPYYGSGREPVYGGVPQNASLKQHLLKADDDLRTDIPDLGFHGLAVIDWEKWRPLWERNWDAKEIYWNGSRALVKAKHPTWKPKQIEDEAVREFENASRAFMEETLKLGRRERPGGLWGFYGFPCCYNYQYKKNETYTGECPALEMKRNDKLTWLWNISSALYPDIYLDLGLRGHGRDILLYSRHRILEAMRVREQTTHRPPSVFPYARIAYTYSMEFLSQEDLVHTIGESMALGAAGVVLWGDGNYSLTKNACVAIQDYLDDTLGHYIVNVTEAAFLCSKTVCSSRGRCIRRDPSGTAYLHLDPAEWSIVPRTKLPGPVTGGPSHVAHRRFRTVEGETSGFAASFRCQCFPGWEGEQCQKPVPVEPST; encoded by the exons ATGGACAGGCTTGGACGTGGGACGTGTTCTCTGGTGGTGTTTGCCATCTGTTTTGTGTCTGTTCTGGGCCGTCCATCCTCCCTTCTCACCAATCTCCCGTTTTTTACCGTATGGAACGCGCCAACGGAGCGCTGCGAGTCTCGATTTGGGGTCAGACTGGACTTGAGTGTCTTCGACATCGTGCTCAACAGCAACCAGTCCTTCATGGGTGACAACATCACTATCTTCTACTCGGATAAGTTAGGTGAGTATCCTTACTATGGTAGTGGTCGTGAACCAGTGTATGGAGGTGTTCCTCAAAATGCCAGCCTGAAACAGCACCTCCTAAAGGCCGACGACGACTTGAGGACTGACATCCCAGATCTGGGATTTCACGGGCTTGCTGTCATCGACTGGGAAAAGTGGAGGCCGCTGTGGGAACGGAACTGGGATGCTAAAGAAATCTACTGGAATGGCTCCAGGGCTTTAGTGAAAGCCAAACATCCTACTTGGAAGCCGAAGCAGATCGAAGATGAAGCTGTGAGGGAATTTGAGAATGCTTCACGGGCCTTTATGGAGGAGACGTTAAAACTGGGGCGTAGAGAGCGTCCTGGAGGGCTGTGGGGGTTTTATGGCTTCCCCTGCTGCTATAATTATCAGTACAAGAAGAACGAGACGTACACAGGTGAGTGTCCTGCTCTGGAGATGAAGAGGAATGATAAACTGACCTGGCTGTGGAACATCAGCTCAGCCCTGTACCCTGATATCTATCTGGACCTCGGGCTGCGGGGCCACGGTCGGGATATCTTGCTGTACAGCCGGCATCGGATCCTGGAGGCCATGAGGGTGAGGGAACAGACCACCCATCGGCCTCCATCTGTCTTCCCCTACGCCAGGATCGCCTACACATACTCCATGGAGTTTCTCTCACAG GAGGACTTGGTGCACACCATCGGTGAGAGCATGGCTCTAGGAGCTGCTGGTGTCGTGCTGTGGGGAGATGGAAACTACTCCCTAACGAAG AATGCCTGTGTAGCGATTCAGGACTACCTGGACGACACACTTGGCCACTACATTGTGAACGTGACGGAGGCGGCGTTTCTGTGCAGCAAGACCGTGTGCTCGTCCAGGGGCCGTTGTATCAGGAGAGACCCGAGCGGCACGGCTTACCTGCATCTGGACCCAGCCGAATGGTCCATCGTTCCCAGAACTAAGCTGCCCGGGCCTGTTACCGGGGGTCCGTCTCATGTAGCTCACAGGAGGTTCAGGACGGTTGAAGGAGAAACAAGTGGATTCGCGGCCAGCTTTAGGTGCCAGTGTTTCCCAGGCTGGGAAGGAGAACAGTGCCAGAAACCAGTACCTGTAGAGCCTTCTACGTGA
- the LOC109057399 gene encoding hyaluronidase-2-like has protein sequence MAYWIQLRWRIWLLVPLALDHLALAEDLKPTRWPLYPQKPVVLVWNAPTEDCSLRHNVHFQLDQFQIVASLSKGFTKQNLTMFYKDRLGLYPHFQDGVAINGGLPQIASLTHHTEKIPEGIAKYIHDPSARGLAVIDWEEWHPIWIRNSDAKDIYKSQSRRLVAQKNPSWTSTQINKVAQQEFEMSSRKFMLETLRLAKSLRPNQLWGFYLFPDCYNHDYRNSLENYTGRCPDVEVARNDQLKWLWTESTALFPSVYMRSVLRSTSSGRQFVRNRVKEGMRLASVGEGLARPVFVYSRPTYDDDLELLTEMDLVSTIGESVALGAAGIILRGDAAYASSNDTCSNLNQYLQGPLGRYLLNVSTAAEQCSRFVCSSHGRCLRRHPDTDTYLHLDPQTHTIVGQGSELSVKGDVSVEEQQRMSKDFQCQCFSGYQGERCDLEDPLQQRGDGHALKALWIYLLTPLLLHLLT, from the exons ATGGCTTACTGGATCCAGCTTCGTTGGAGAATCTGGTTGTTGGTTCCACTGGCTCTGGATCATCTCGCTCTTGCTGAAGATCTGAAGCCCACCAGATGGCCTCTTTACCCTCAGAAGCCTGTGGTTCTGGTCTGGAACGCCCCAACAGAAGACTGCAGTCTTCGACACAACGTCCACTTCCAGCTCGATCAATTTCAGATTGTGGCCTCTCTGAGCAAAGGCTTCACCAAGCAGAACCTCACCATGTTCTACAAAGACCGCCTGGGCCTTTATCCGCACTTTCAGGATGGTGTGGCCATCAATGGTGGGCTACCACAGATTGCCAGCCTCACGCACCACACAGAGAAGATACCGGAGGGGATCGCGAAGTACATTCATGACCCGTCGGCGCGAGGCCTGGCTGTGATCGACTGGGAGGAATGGCATCCAATTTGGATACGGAATTCGGATGCCAAAGACATTTACAAGAGCCAGTCGCGGCGCTTAGTGGCCCAGAAAAACCCGAGCTGGACTTCAACCCAGATTAACAAAGTAGCTCAGCAGGAGTTCGAGATGTCCAGCCGTAAATTCATGCTAGAGACGTTGCGGCTGGCCAAAAGCTTGCGTCCCAACCAGCTTTGGGGCTTCTACCTCTTTCCTGACTGCTACAACCATGACTACCGCAACAGTCTGGAGAACTACACGGGACGCTGCCCGGATGTGGAGGTGGCCAGGAACGACCAGCTGAAATGGCTGTGGACTGAAAGCACGGCCCTGTTTCCATCCGTATATATGAGGTCTGTGTTGCGTTCGACATCCTCCGGTCGCCAGTTTGTCCGAAACCGGGTGAAGGAGGGAATGAGATTGGCATCGGTGGGAGAGGGATTGGCACGTCCTGTTTTTGTCTACAGCCGCCCTACGTATGACGATGACCTGGAACTGCTGACAGAG ATGGATTTGGTGTCCACCATTGGAGAAAGTGTGGCTCTGGGTGCAGCTGGTATCATTCTCAGGGGTGATGCTGCTTATGCCAGCAGCAAT GACACTTGTTCCAATTTAAACCAGTACTTGCAGGGTCCACTGGGCCGTTACCTCCTCAACGTTTCCACGGCAGCTGAGCAGTGCAGTCGCTTCGTGTGCAGCTCCCACGGCCGCTGTCTGCGCAGACATCCGGACACAGACACGTATCTCCATCTTGACCCGCAGACGCACACGATAGTAGGCCAGGGCAGTGAACTGAGCGTGAAGGGAGATGTGAGTGTGGAAGAGCAGCAGCGGATGAGCAAAGACTTCCAGTGCCAGTGTTTTAGTGGGTATCAGGGTGAGAGATGTGACCTCGAGGACCCTCTTCAGCAGCGAGGAGACGGACATGCACTGAAAGCATTATGGATTTACCTTCTCACTCCATTGCTGCTGCATTTACTGACCTGA